The Apodemus sylvaticus chromosome 4, mApoSyl1.1, whole genome shotgun sequence nucleotide sequence TATCCTATATATAGTGGTCCTATATTCTATAAACAGTCTtagaaaagcaaaggaaacttTGATCTCAGGCTTAAATTAAAACTATTCAGGCAAGGGTCCAGAGGCTGGCTGACAAATGTCGTCATGTATGTTGGTGATACAGGCACAGGCTGGTGATAAGAGAAGTATGACAAAGGTTCTAAAAGCTCAGTGTGAAAGCTTCACAGTGTGAGGACATGCACTATGACATCTGAGGACATGCACTATGACATCTGAGGATGGCTTAACCCTGCTTGGTCCTAGCAGAGAGcagctatgaaaaaaaaattacgaCCTCTAAGACCACTGACATAAGCTGTTCAAGAAGTTCTCAAATACTACATGGTGCAATGTGGGGCTAAACAGCTCTGGATTGTGAGCGTGCTCACTGGAGAGCACTCAGATCAGCTCTCAAAGATTAACACCAGTGTTGAGTCTAGGCCAGAAAAATACCCACATGCTACAGCATGACTAACCAACTTTAAAACAtggagagatttatttattttaaaaattatgctttAACTTTTCTATGAATTTTAACAGACATATTATACAATTGGAATTCTTTGATAAAGTTTGTATAAAGAACATTAATCCATGTAATGCTCTTGAATTCTTTTTAGATGCAGAGAGGAAAACAGTTAACAAAAGACGGCCTTTCATAACTCGAGTACTCCACAGGGCCTTGGTGCCCCACCAGGACCAAGTTTCCCCATCCCTGCCAATAACTAAGAGAGGAAAACTCTTTGGAAATGACCTCACTGTTGTTTGTGATGATGGAAATCTTCCTAAAGCAATTCTGGTATCACATGTTTcttccctggctatcctgaagaCAAAATCCTGCTTCTTAAATATTGCTGTTCATTTCTATCAACAGGAGGGGAGGTAGTCATGTATCAAATCACTGGCTTAAAAATAGGAAGATAAGACGTTGCTATTCACCACAACCCATATATTGGAAAACTTAACTTTAAAACTATCACTTTTCTCTAGAGGGAAATCTCATACTAATGAATATCCCTGAGGTTTCAGGGTTAACATCACAGGAATGACTAAAACAAAAGACCTAGGCACCCAACCCAGTTCGAGGTCCTTGTCCTCTACCTCAGGTCTTGCCCATGCATCCTGCTGGTCGAGTTCTCAACTCTGTTATGGATACAGTGTCAGGTGCTCCCCTTTCTTCCACTTAGGATATGCTCTCCCTTCTCAATGAAAAAGGACCTGTCACTGAGGGTATCTTCAGGATATCAGCCAATCTATCAGCATGCCAAGCCCTGAAAGAAAAGCTGGATGCTGGGAAAAAGGTGAACCTGAAAAAGGAATGTGTGCTCGTTGTGGCATCTGTCTTAAAGGTATGGGAGTCCTTGCGTCCTCCACCCTCAGGAGCCCTTGGAGTCTGAGCAGTAGGTTTTTGCCTTCATTGTGTTTTCCCTTGAGTGACAGCAGGAAAAATCTGATAGGCTGAAAGTTCCCAAACATTTCCAAAATTAAAGGATTCTCCTTTTATCCTAAAAGACCCCTATGCCATACACATTTTAATTTAGGGTTCTGAAAATTAATATGATTAGCTAAAAAAATAGTTATGGCTTGGAGGGTAAATATTGCAATAAAGAATTCATATTGATGAGATCCAAAATAAATTAATACTCTAATGAATGCAGACATATCTCTGAAATTAAGCATTTCTGGTATGCAGTATTTCTGTTATTTATATTAAACTTTAACGGCACGAGAATTGCCAACAGTTCAGAAACCATTTATAGCAGACCAAGTAACACATATTGTAGTTGTAGAAAATAGTCAGGAATTGCATCTGTGATGTACACATCTGAAAGTGATTTGATTATATCAGAACACATATATTGACAAACtctaaattttctaaatttttttcataataatACCATACCACATTCCAAAATATTAGCATAACCTACTAATAAACAAAGTAGCATCATCAAAACTAACTTGCCATTGAGCTGTGTCTATGGAGTGGCTCAAGAATCATTTTCCTCAGCACACTTTGCTCCAGGAATCCAATCTCAGAGATAAAcatgctgtaaaaaaaaaaaaaaaaaaacacacatgttcAGTGTCAGCAAGCAAAGATGCTAATGACATCCCTCAGCCCCTGACTGAGTCAGCCACAGCTGCAGTGCTCTCTGTTtccaaatactgagagacatctgTAAAAAGTATGTTGACCAATGCAAACTGCCAAGGTAGATTATATCAAATTTGTATTAATGATATAAGAAGAGAATAATTGGTACTCAACCAGTGCCTGGCATGTGGGTCAGCTCTACAAATGTTTTCAGGATTAAGTAATTACTGAAGTATTACCGTAAAAGTAGTTCAGGACATTTCCTGAAACACACCTGTAGGATTAGTACAAAGAGAATGTTTCTTTGGACCCCATTATATGTGATTTGACATCTGTTTCCTAGTTTTGACTGAATAAACATGAAGGTTCTATTaagttttaattaataaaaactgtTATGCCCTTGCCCCAGTTAGGCTCTAACTTGAAATTTGCATGTTTTTTTTCTGGTTGAGTTCTGAGACTGCAGGTGCATGACTACCTATGGTATCACAAAGTGTAGCACACCCAGTTTGGTGATATGTATTTCATGGTCACtatacaaagaaaagaatttcatttcCTCCACCGCTCACATGATTTTACTAAAAGCTTTTTTTCTCAGAGAGCACATTACAAGAAAGAAACCCCAGGCTCATTCGGCCACTGTTTAGGAGCAAAAGTTTGTCTGTTTAGATCACTTGCTTCAGAACTATTTGGGCTAGAAACAAGAAGTCCTTGCTACCAATGAAATTACAACAGTATGTTTATGTCATTTGAAAGTAGGATTTGAATGAGATATTGGTCTCGTCAATGTCTGTTAGTTTGTTCAGATGTCTAATGAAATCACTTGGAACAGAGGAGATTTACCTGCATTCCCAGCACTATCCAGAATCTGCTCTTAGCTTTTGAATTTTGATGAAGAAAATGCAAGTCCCTTTAGTAGGCCTCCATGTCAGAGAAGGTTCTAACTGGAGGACAGGATGAACACTGTGAAGGAAGTTGGGACTTAAATGAATTGTACAAtaggaaatattttcagaattttttgTGATTCATATTTTTTCTATGCAAGGAGTTTCTTCATAATATCCAAGGAAGTGTGCTGACATCTAGACTGTATGATATGTGGCTTGGTGTCCTTGACCAAGGAAATGAAGAGGAGAAACTAGCTGCAGTGCAGAGGTAGTGATTAGCTAATTGTTTGGACAACATCACAAAAATAGGAATAATGTTTGCTTAGAAACATTAGATTACATATCCTAgagttatttaaaaaagaatttccacTGACAACAAATGGTTTCAATTGCTTATAAACACGAAgacatttggaaaaaaaagtgtgatttctttctttcagcaGTTACAATAGCTCATGCTTGTAATCATAGCAATTGAGAACTAGAGGTATAATCACCAATAACTTGAGGTCAACCTGGGCCATCTTAAACTGCCAAGAATACCCAGgctttattgaaaaagaaaaagaaaaaaataaaaataaaaataaatatatctcatgacactttttttctcttaaaattcttaatataaaaatgttaacattGTACACACTGTGAATTTATATTGCCCCATAGGATATAATGAACATCCAATTTGTCAGTGGTGTACTTCAACTTTATATAGCATTTAACAGTGAAAACCATGTCTAATTAAGAGTAAATTTTCAATGAAATGTGTTTATGtacatgaaattcttcagttgacCTCTCACATAACAGATAAGCTTTAGCTTCTAATAACTTGACCATTGCATAATTGGAACCTCCAAAATACATGAATCTTTTAAATTTGAACAACTTACTTTGCAGTGTTCTCTTAGTTGAAAACATTACAGAATGCCATAAGTGGTTCAGGCATGTTTATATTAAGTTATATCCAGCtaaacttttcctttttaaaattgattttggGGAAGCATTTCAAGCAATATGTTCAGGGCACAATtcttctttcattgatttttttttcagagggcAATGAATAAGATATAGACATTtactctgtttcctttcttcGAATTCAATACTtcctgagtaaaaaaaaaaaatcttgttttaaaatatttaaaataacttgTCTCTGTTTAGTCTTTTAGAGCAGCTGCCCTACCCAAATGTCATTCTCTTGAAAAAACTTTTCACCATGTTATACAACATAGAAAGACATTCTTCAGTTAATCAGATGACAGCTCACAGTTTATCTGTTTGCATGGCCCCATGTATCCTATGTCTGCCTAGTTCCTGCAACTCTGGATTAGCAACTGATATCTCCAAGGAGGTAATGAGACATATTTTATGCCTAGTGGCCAAGTCTTCATAGTGAGACAGGAATACAGAACAATTTTTTGAGAgttactggtttttgttgttgcttgttttttttaaataaatatgccTTTGAGTTATATTCTTCTGGAGAAACAGAATAATTTGTGAGATTTGAGTGGATTGTGAGCTATGTGTATGGAACCAAAGTTAGTCAAATTGATAATATATAGTAGCCATCACAATGAAAACACTAGAAAGCATCCTCTTATAGTGTACTGCGCTGTGTTGAAGTTTTTATATCCGATCTCAAGATAGTCTTTTAAATTTCTAATGGAAAACTCTGCTATTTTATGACAGCTGACTTTTTCAGAATTTTGAACCATACAATTGTAACCTCCAAGCCTCATATATCAAGTGGGGTTTATAACCACACAAAGTGACAGAGGCTCTTTGCGCTTTTCACATTTTGTCACAGATTTCCCTTGTAAAATTTCTCATCGAAAACAGTCTGAAAATATTTGGAGAAGACATGGTTTTATGTTATTATGCGAGCTCAGTGTCTTGTCCTGATGTGGAGAAGGCGCCATGTTCCCTAAACAATATAGCTTGCGTTGCCGAGACGAAGGACAAGGAATATCAAGACAACCACTCTCGAAGTGGGAGGACATGCCCTACAGGCAACGATTCAGAGCCCATGAGACCAGCTGCTCTTCTTCACAATGAGGAGCCTATAGGTAGGTAATGATATTCTACAGGCATAATTTAAAAGTTAGAATCACTCAGCACCCCAAATCACCATTTACCACAAGGAGAGATATGGCATTTACTAAAACCATTGTGAAATATACCCTCACCTCTTCATTACGGATGATCTTCTATTGTTAGAAACTGGCTGTAAATttttattccctcttcccagTGGTCCTGAGTATATATAAAAGGTAAATCTCCAAAGTGCCAAATAAAATTAAGTGTATGTGGAAAAATGccacttattttaatatttttgatccccgtgtttatttttataacaaaatgACAACTCAGTTTtgcaaaaataatcatttttttagTCTTTCAAGATATAATTTCTTTATAACTAtgctggctgtcttggaacttgctttgtaagtGAGACTGGCCTTGGatttgcagagatctgcctgcctgtgcctcttagtgatgggataaaaggcatgcaccatcatgtctATCTCTTTTAACAGTCTAACTATAGCATGGTACATTCACAGGGAAGAGGTAGAGATGACAATATGTGGCATTGTCATGTGGAAAAAGCTGAAGGTTATCAGGCGAGATGGGTAGTAAGTCCAGATAGAGTTGTTAGATTAGAGTTGCCCATGGCTTTTCAGTCAGAAATCACACAGTGGGACTAGGGACTGTACAATATATAATTCCTTCATTCTAATATCGTTATGCATAGCTTTGAACACATACACAAGAATTTACTGATTAGACCTAGACATATGGTCCATATGCAACTAGATATCAAGTACTGCAAAATGCAGGGCAGTGAATTTTAGACAGCATTATACAGGAATGGCACTAGAAGAACTGAAGCTGAATTAGACCTGGCCTCTTGCTTTACCTATGTTCAGGATTTCAGGGACAGtaatcatttaattttaaaaaaaggtcatTAACCAATCACTCAATATTATAAATGTTAATCAATTAGATGAAATATGATGAGCTCAACTAACTAACACATCTAAGGATTTTCCTTATTTCATAGATTCTGAGAAACCTGTCAAAAGATCTTTTATAAAACCAATTATTACCTGTGGCTCCAGTACCAGCCATGACAATGTGTGTATAACCCCATCCCCAGAAGTATCAAACAATGGACGGCTCCTTGGAAAGTCTCTCACCAGTCTCTGTAGGGATGGTAATCTGCCTGCTCCAATTTTGGTGAGTACAATTTTGGGTTTCTATAGCTTTCATGCACCATATAACTTCTGTGGATCCTGTCTTCTCATTCAATTCTGTTACCAAGTGAAAGAATGTTTAGATATCCTACCAATAAGGGCATTTAAAATAGTGCCTTAAAGAAATAATAGTCCACTGAAGTTTGATTCATGTATTTCAAGAatgttgaaaacaaaacaaaatgaaaaattattgcCATATCCTTTACTGATTTCAACATCAACCCAAACCCACCACTTTTAGGAGGCAATTAGTCTATGGATATGatcctctctttttttatttaaggTTCAAATGTAATTCCCTTTGCTGGCTTCCCTTTtgcaagccccctatcccattgccccttaccctgcttctatgagtgtgctacTCTACCTACACACTCCTACCTCATCACCCtaacactgggacatcaagccttcacaggaccaagggtctcccctcccttcGATGCCAGATAAGGGCCCTTCAGCTTCAGCTTcgtcagtcctttccctaacttctccattgtcttctccatgctcagtccagtagCTGGAGCCTCTCCATCTGTATGGGTCAGGGTCtcgcagagcctctcaggaaacagctgtttcaggatcctgtcagcaagcacttcttggcatcagcaatagtgtcggtgtggatggatccccaggtggggaagtctctggatggtctttcctacaatctctgctccacactttgtcgcagtatttcctttaggcaggagcaattctgggttaaaattatggagatggatggatggccTCATCCTTCAACTGGGGTGCCATGCCTAACCTtgatatggtctcaacaggttctccccAACCCTTTGTTGGAGTATTTgagctaaagtcatccctgtggggtcctaGGAGGttattgctttcctggcatctgagactttctttctttctttctttctttctttctttctttctttctttctttctttctttctttctttctttctttctttcttttttaaatattctttgtttacattctaaatgctttcccctttcccggttcccccctccccactggtcttttaagccctcttccctccgcccatttcccaatcacccccccccctcacatttctctgtcctggtactcccttacaatgctggatcaagtcttttcagaaccagagccctctccttccttcttcttgggaatcatatgATATGCTAaatgtgtcttgagaattcagagcttctgggctaattaatatccacttatcagtgattgcattccatgtgtattcttttgtggttgggttacctcacttaggatgatattttccagttccaaccatttgcctaagaatttcatgaattcattgtttttaattgctgagtagtagtccattgtataaatataccacattttctgtatccattcctccattgaggaacatctgggttctttccagtttctggctattatgaataaggctgatatgaacatagtggagcatgtgtccttattgcatgccagggaatcctctggttatatccccaggagtggtataccagggtcctctggaagcctaatatccattatatacaaagaactcaagaagttagaccccagagaaccaaataaccttattaaaaatggggtacagagctaaacaaagaattttcacctgatgaacttcggatggctgagaagcaccttaagaacaggttcaacatcattaatcattagggaaatgtgaataaaaacaatcctgagatttcacctcacaccagtcagaatggctaaggttaaaaactcaggagacagcaggtgttggcgaggatgtggagaaagaggaacactcctccactgctagtgagattgcaagatggtacagtcactttggaaatcagtctggcagttcctcagaaaactggacatgacatctgagactttctagttgCTACCTCTAGTTCCCAGTCCCCCATTTCTAAACACCTCTGTTCAatctcctgaccctctgtacatctccatCTCCTCCAATGCTTgattcttctcctcctttcccctcccccctctctcttcctcccaagtccctcccaccctctacttcccttgattattttgttcccccttctaagtaggactgaagcatccactcttcggtattccttcctcttgagcttcatgtggtccatgagttgtattgtgggtattccatgctctttgggTAATACTCTCCTGTCAGTGAGAAcagaccatgtgtgttcttttgtgattgagttacctcactcaggatgatatttttctagttccacccatttgcctaaggatttcatgaagtcattgtttttaattgctaagtagtagtgttccattgtgtaaatgtatcacattttctgtatccattcctctgttgagggacatctgggttctttgcagcttctgctTATTAttaggttgctatgaacatagtggagcatgtgtccttattacatattggagaatcttctgggtatatgctcagaagtggtatagctgggtcctctcaTAGtacaatgtccagttttctgaggaaatgccagattgatttccagagtggttgtaccagcttgcaatcctactagcaatgtagaagtgttcctttttctctacataaAAATATGCAACGCTTTATGAATTTGCATGTTATTCCtatgcaggggccatgctaatcttctctatATTGTTCTAATTTTACAATATAGGCTGCTGAAGTGAACACCCTCAGTTTCTCTCATCCTAACCGTTTCTAGCTTCTTTCATGACCCCATTTCATTTTGATGTCTCCCGTAATATCATTGCCTCTGAGATTATTAAATCTcataaatcaaaatatattgtgctttcttttaaattatcaAGGAATCAGCTATAAGCATTGCTCTCTTCTAGATAGAACTTGCATCTGAATAGAACATGTGTAAAGGCCACCTAATATGGTttgagttttttaaattaaaaacctaAGTTGCCACTAAAAATATATAGTAGCTATTCAGCAAACACTTCAGCACTACACCCTGTGTAGGGAATTTTTCtgcatataaacatatttatcCTATCAGATACCTGATAATTAATGCCCACAGCCTGAAGATTTTATAGCAAGTATTTTTGGCAATCATAATTATATCATTCAAACTTTGCAAATCAAAAAATTATTCTCATTAAGGTTGTGAATGGTAATCATATTTACATAGTGAAACAGTGAAGAAGGAATGGAAATTATCTTGAGTTCTTGACTATCACAGTAACCTTTGACCCTGAAAGTTGAAAATAAGAATTCAGAGaacaaggaaattaaagaagcattgaaaaatgaaatgaaataaaagtaggaaggaaggaacaaaagaaggaaggaagggaaatttAATGAGGAAAAAGCTTCTAGATAacacagattaaaataaaattaaatgaaacaaccaaccaaaaattcCCCAAATGCTTAAAATTGGATTACAATAGAAAACAcatttagaatattaaaaaaattcaatctCCTGCATTCATTCCTCCTAGTTGAATCTCTGTGCCCATGTTTGCCAATGCTCAGGGTAGATATGCAGTGATTGTTGTCTTTCTCCCATACAGGATATGCTTTCTATCATCGATGAGAAAGGaccagacacagagagaatattCAGAACATTAGCTAATAAATCATACTTCGCCTTAAAAGAAAAGCTTGATTCTGGAAAGGAAATAAACTTGAGAGAGGAATCAGTTTATGTTGTAGCATCTGTCTTAAAGGTAGAGAAGATTTAGCATCACCCACACTCAGCAGAAATTATAAGTAATTACAATTAATAAGTAATTTGCTTCCTTGAGATAAACTGACAATGATGGCCCAAGGACAAGAGACATAGTAGATAAAAGTCTGACAGGTTGTGTGAATCATCATAAAGGCAAAGTCGAGACCTGCTGTGAGAAGTTAACATCTTTATATATCA carries:
- the LOC127683555 gene encoding T-cell activation Rho GTPase-activating protein-like, whose product is MSYLQDTSGPKELGSCTDIPTLPGQFGGHLNLDAKEQFIPKPRDQSRSSQHSDAERKTVNKRRPFITRVLHRALVPHQDQVSPSLPITKRGKLFGNDLTVVCDDGNLPKAILDMLSLLNEKGPVTEGIFRISANLSACQALKEKLDAGKKVNLKKECVLVVASVLKEFLHNIQGSVLTSRLYDMWLGVLDQGNEEEKLAAVQSLLEQLPYPNVILLKKLFTMLYNIERHSSVNQMTAHSLSVCMAPCILCLPSSCNSGLATDISKEISLVKFLIENSLKIFGEDMVLCYYASSVSCPDVEKAPCSLNNIACVAETKDKEYQDNHSRSGRTCPTGNDSEPMRPAALLHNEEPIDSEKPVKRSFIKPIITCGSSTSHDNVCITPSPEVSNNGRLLGKSLTSLCRDGNLPAPILDMLSIIDEKGPDTERIFRTLANKSYFALKEKLDSGKEINLREESVYVVASVLKKFIRNIQGSLLCSNLYGKWLDVPDQESHDQKISAIQSLLIQMPEPNVLFLRHLLSVLHRIKGCSSINHMDAYALSVLIAPNMLWNPTPSSSAFGNDLSKKKRLQEEGDKQSVDWPNRFWKENFFSATEYLNPQDYIEFLLIIALKTFFLKPVLAAFEGIFWISASVWK